A single genomic interval of Macadamia integrifolia cultivar HAES 741 chromosome 6, SCU_Mint_v3, whole genome shotgun sequence harbors:
- the LOC122082038 gene encoding protein FAR1-RELATED SEQUENCE 5-like: MIILKELAGGEQHVGITEDRCRNMFKTKRRKSIGVDCQQAINYLDRKHATDAGFFYAIRVNEEQQLTGIFWIDSRAREQYKKFSDVIVFDTTYNKNKYKFPFAPFTGANHHMQCILFGCGLIADKTKDSFIWLFQTWLQAMHNIHPKAIFTDEDPGIMSTIQHVFPSTVHRLCGWHLEKHRIIHMRPLFKKYTDLKVVYKSCINDSKSPFEFETRWLSMIQRYNLKEHKWLRRQYKIRMHWVSCYFVDTFFAGMSTTQRAESMNNYFKGFFTPSTPINEFVTQYEEAIKKIREKEAKADFGCITSTPSCRTSHNIEKQAANVYTAKVFRVFTEEWYACFGLGLRQCDWEISVKRYEVFLLDRDQENNVNYVLDNQEAEITTCDCKMFEQKGLL; encoded by the coding sequence ATGATAATTCTAAAAGAGTTGGCCGGTGGAGAGCAACATGTTGGTATAACTGAGGACCGTTGCAGGAATATGTTTAAGACCAAGCGTAGAAAGTCTATAGGGGTTGACTGTCAACAAGCCATCAATTATTTAGATAGAAAGCATGCTACAGATGCGGGGTTCTTTTATGCAATCCGTGTCAACGAGGAGCAACAGTTGACAGGGATTTTTTGGATAGATAGTCGTGCACGAGAACAATATAAGAAGTTTAGTGATGTAATTGTGTTTGACACAActtacaataaaaataagtacAAGTTTCCATTTGCTCCATTTACTGGTGCTAACCATCACATGCAGTGTATATTGTTCGGTTGTGGCTTGATAGCCGATAAAACGAAGGATTCATTCATATGGCTTTTTCAGACATGGCTTCAAGCAATGCACAACATTCATCCAAAGGCAATATTCACTGACGAAGATCCAGGGATAATGAGTACTATCCAGCATGTATTTCCATCTACTGTCCATCGGCTATGTGGATGGCATTTGGAGAAGCATAGGATCATTCACATGAGGCCTTTATTTAAGAAATATACAGATTTGAAAGTAGTATATAAGAGCTGCATTAATGATTCAAAATCACCATTTGAATTTGAGACGAGATGGCTTAGTATGATTCAGAGGTATAATTTAAAGGAGCATAAGTGGTTGAGGAGGCAATACAAAATACGCATGCATTGGGTGTCATGTTATTTTGTTGATACTTTTTTTGCCGGTATGAGCACGACACAAAGAGCGGAATCAATGAACAATTACTTTAAAGGTTTCTTCACACCTTCCACCCCAATTAATGAATTTGTGACACAATATGAAGAGGCTATTAAGAAAATACGGGAAAAAGAAGCTAAGGCAGACTTTGGTTGCATCACCTCAACTCCTTCTTGTCGTACATCCCATAATATTGAGAAGCAAGCCGCAAATGTTTATACGGCAAAGGTGTTCAGGGTTTTCACGGAGGAGTGGTATGCATGTTTTGGTCTTGGGCTTAGGCAGTGTGATTGGGAAATCTCAGTTAAGAGGTACGAGGTGTTTTTGTTGGATAGGGATCAAGAGAATAACGTGAACTATGTGCTAGACAACCAAGAGGCCGAAATTACCACTTGTGATTGCAAGATGTTCGAGCAGAAAGGCTTACTCTAG
- the LOC122081571 gene encoding protein ALP1-like gives MMCMMLLTKARDSLYTREPIRDSKLTGPERVSEVLNGHVDRCYEQYKMEHHVFLNLEALMRQRGWLEDSRYLRVDEQLAMFISIVGHNDRYRDIAEHFQRSLNTIGEHFKKVLRAFILLGQENIKPPNFSRCPKQILEKPKLYPFFKDCIGAIDGTHFSAFVPLSKQIPYRGRKGDTTWNVMCACDLDMKFTFVYASWEGSANDYRVFNEALNNPKFEFPHPPPGKYYAVDSGYPSTTGFLTPFKGQRYHLNDYRNRRPRTAVELFNNGHSFVRNVIERSFGSLKKRFPILSKMPCFPLNTQTCIVIACCALHNFIREEEIADKSFKEFGENWWNEEPEEIQYYVPPAHISISLAEKRRQMDDLRKKIANELAIKAGMAQIT, from the exons atgatgtgtatgatgttgtTGACGAAAGCACGTGATTCATTATACACTAGAGAGCCCATACGAGATAGTAAATTGACAGGACCAGAGCGAGTGAGTGAGGTTCTAAACGGACATGTAGATAGATGCTATGAACAGTATAAAATGGAACAccatgtcttcctcaaccttgAAGCATTAATGCGACAACGTGGTTGGTTGGAAGATAGTCGATATTTAAGAGTAGATGAGCAGTTGGCAATGTTTATATCTATCGTTGGTCACAATGATAGGTATAGAGACATAGCAGAACACTTTCAGCGTTCTCTTAACACTATAGGTGAACACTTTAAGAAAGTGTTACGTGCTTTCATACTACTCGGACAAGAGAATATCAAACCTCCAAACTTCAGTCGTTGCCCTAAACAGATTCTTGAAAAACCAAAGCTCTATCCTTTCTTCAAG GACTGCATTGGCGCGATTGATGGCACTCATTTTAGTGCTTTTGTACCTCTATCCAAACAAATACCGtacagaggaaggaaaggagatacaacctggaatgttatgtgtgcatgtgaccttgacatgaaattcacttttgtgTACGCTAGTTGGGAGGGTTCTGCAAATGATTATCGAGTAttcaatgaggcattgaataaccctaaatttgaatttcctcatcctccacctG GTAAATATTATGCGGTTGATTCTGGTTATCCATCTACTACTGGGTTCTTGACGCCATTCAAAGGACAAAGATACCATCTAAATGATTATAGGAATAGACGTCCAAGGACAGCAGTAGAGCTATTTAATAATGGACACTCTTTTGTTAGGAATGTCATAGAGCGCAGTTTTGGTTCTTTAAAGAAGCGCTTTCCAATTCTCAGCAAAATGCCATGTTTTCCACTGAACACCCAAACATGCATCGTCATTGCTTGTTGTGCACTTCACAACTTCATTcgggaggaagaaattgcagacaagagttttaaggagtttggtgaaaattggtgGAATGAGGAGCCTGAAGAAATTCAATATTATGTACCACCGGCTCACATTAGTATAAGCTTAGCAGAAAAAAGAAGACAGATGGATGatcttaggaaaaagattgcaaatgagtTAGCTATTAAAGCCGGAAtggctcaaattacatga
- the LOC122082037 gene encoding protein FAR1-RELATED SEQUENCE 5-like → MDQNTIGQSDELIVGREDHSTSNEEENDVHDDNSSPEEEENSFVQSDENGGDSISSRSTDEEVTNDEAINLGFEGDDQIPLSRTSINELEPFVGKEFKTEDDAYNHYNNYARQMGFSVRKFRVERSKVDNHILARSFVCANQGEKWCNDKRRRGLNYTPRATKKTKCEAVMRIKSRNGKWVVDLCETEHNHPIVNPNDVFRLRSHQKSY, encoded by the coding sequence ATGGACCAGAATACAATTGGGCAGAGTGACGAATTGATTGTTGGGAGGGAGGACCATAGCACATCcaacgaagaagaaaatgatgtgCATGATGACAATTCTAGTCccgaagaggaagaaaatagtTTTGTTCAAAGTGATGAAAATGGGGGTGACAGCATATCTTCTAGGTCTACTGATGAGGAGGTTACCAACGATGAAGCCATCAATTTGGGCTTCGAAGGGGATGATCAGATCCCACTTTCAAGAACTTCCATTAATGAATTGGAACCATTTGTTGGCAAGGAATTCAAGACTGAGGATGATGCATATAACCACTATAACAACTATGCAAGGCAAATGGGTTTTTCAGTACGAAAATTTAGGGTGGAGCGCTCAAAAGTTGATAATCATATCCTTGCTAGGTCATTTGTTTGTGCAAACCAAGGTGAAAAATGGTGTAATGATAAGCGGCGGAGGGGATTGAATTATACACCTCGTGcaacaaagaaaaccaaatgTGAAGCCGTGATGAGGATCAAGTCCAGGAATGGAAAATGGGTGGTGGATCTTTGTGAAACAGAGCACAACCATCCAATAGTGAATCCGAATGATGTATTTAGACTTCGCTCACACCAGAAAAGTTACTAG